The nucleotide window GACCTGAAAATGGGTGGCGCTTCCGGCATCACACTGATCCCCCGGCTGAAAGCGCTCAACCCCGATATCAGAATTCTGATTCTGACCGGCTATGCCAGCATCTCTACCGCCGTTGAGGCAATTAAGCTGGGGGCTACCGATTATCTCGCCAAACCTGCCGATACCGATCAGATTCTGGCGAAACTGAACGGTGCTGAGCCGGACCCGGATGTGGAGATTGCCGACAAACCGATGTCGGTTGGACGGCTGGAGTGGGAGCATATTCAGAAAGTGCTGACCGAACATGACGGCAATATCTCCGCCACTGCCCGGGCATTGGGAATGCACCGTCGCACACTGCAACGCAAACTGCAGAAGCGTCCCGTCAGAGAAGAGCACTAACGTTGCTCGTTGTAGGAGCGGCTTCCAGCCGCGAGAATATGTGAAAATGTTCATTCGCGGCTGGAAGCCGCTCCTACAAATACAAAGAAGGCTTTTATCGAGCGACGAGCAAGTCACGCTCTTTGTGACATCGAGCTACGAACAACGGCTTTTGAAGCTCTTTGTGACGTTCGAGCGACGGCTCTTAAAAAATCACGTTTCCTGTGACAATCGAGCTAGATTCCTTTACTGATCATCGATATATTTTTTTGCATCGAAAGTACGGATCCAGTCTGGGTAAAATACCATCATAGCGGTCATTATGATGCCGTTAAGCAATCCCTCAGGAAACACGATAAGTGGCAGTATCTGAATATATTCTGTGTAGATTTTATCACTGCTGTAAACATCACTGATCCACAACAGAAACCCCATACTCAGCCCGCCGGTTAGGGTCGCCATCCCGGCGCCCAGAAAGGCACAGAGAAAAAGATAGATAAAGAAGTTGGGCGGCAGACGCGC belongs to Amphritea atlantica and includes:
- a CDS encoding response regulator transcription factor; amino-acid sequence: MDTNSSALRFLIVDDDETFSRVLNRAIKRRGYDTAVAGSAEQALEILTEFTPDLATLDLKMGGASGITLIPRLKALNPDIRILILTGYASISTAVEAIKLGATDYLAKPADTDQILAKLNGAEPDPDVEIADKPMSVGRLEWEHIQKVLTEHDGNISATARALGMHRRTLQRKLQKRPVREEH